TTACCGTGCTCGATGCCATGCGCGCCTTCACCCGTCAGCGCGAGGAAACGACCCCGGATCAAATCTGGCTCCTGCAGCACCCTCCGGTCTTTACCCTGGGGCGCAATGCCGACCCTGCGGATGTTCTCGATCCCGGTCCCATACCCGTCATCCGCAGTGATCGCGGCGGTAAGGTGACCTATCACGGTCCCGGACAGTGGGTCGCCTATCTCCTCATTGATCTCGCACGCAGGGGTGGGAACGTGCGGCAGCTGACCCAAGCGATGGAAAATGCCATCATTCAGCTCCTCGCCAAACAGGGCGTGGAGGGTGTGGCGCGTCGCGATGCCCCCGGCGTTTATGTGCAGGGGGCGAAGATTGCCTCCCTCGGGCTGCGCATACAAAAAGGACGGAGTTATCATGGCCTGAGCCTGAACACCGACATGGATCTCCGTCCTTTCCAGCGGATTCATCCCTGCGGTACTCCAGGCTTGGAAGTGACCCAGATCAGCGCACTCTGTCCCAATCTAGATATGCAGAGTGTGGCGCATGAGCTGCTCGATAGCCTGTCTGCGAGCCTGGAACGACCCCTGCACAAGGGGGGAGAGTAATATGGCAAATTCCACTGCCCAGCGCGGCGAGGAAAAGGTCCGCCGCAATCCCGTCCAGATCCCCGTCGTTGCCGAAGCCGCTGGCGCTATCCGTCGGCCTAAACCGGCTTGGCTGCGGGTTCGCTCCCCATTAAATCCCCGGGTCGATGAACTCAAGGGTATCCTGCGCGCGGCAAATCTGCACACCGTCTGCGAGGAGGCTTCCTGCCCCAACCTCGGGGAGTGCTTCGGCGGGGGGACCGCCACCTTCATGATCCTTGGGGATCTGTGTACCCGGCGCTGTCCTTTTTGCGACGTGGCGCATGGTCGCCCACAGGCACCTGATCCCGCGGAACCCGAGCATCTGGCGCAAACCGTGGCGCAGATGGGACTGCGTTTTGTGGTGGTCACCTCCGTTGACCGAGATGATCTGCGTGATGGCGGCGCGGGACATTTTGCCGCGGTGATTGGCTCTTTGCGGCAACATTGTCCAGAGTTGCAAGTAGAAATTCTCGTGCCCGATTTTCGCGGGCGGCTGGAGAAGGCACTGGATGCCCTTGCTGAGTCGCCTCCGGACGTGCTCAACCACAACCTGGAAACCGTGCCTCGCCTCTATGCCCAGGCGCGCCCAGGCGCCGATTATCAGCATTCCCTGGAGCTCCTGCGACGCTATCGCGAACGGCATCCGGAGATCCCGACCAAGTCGGGACTCATGCTGGGGCTAGGCGAGGAAATCGAAGAAATCGTCGAAGTCATGCGCGATTTGCGCAATGTGGGATGTTCCTTGCTTACCCTTGGGCAATATCTGGCGCCCTCGCGCCACCACCATCCCGTGCAGCGCTACGTCAGCCCCGAAGAGTTCTCGCGTTTACAGCAGATAGGGCTGGACATGGGCTTCCGCCATGTGGCTTCAGGCCCTCTGGTACGTTCTTCCTACCATGCTGAGCACAGTTTTCGGGAGTGGTCGGTCGACTGAGCAGCAGACGTGCCGCCCATTGACCTCCTCACCCTGGGCTCTGCCTTGGTACAGCCGCCGGGACTCTTTCTCGCCCTCGCAGGCATTGGCGCGCTG
The window above is part of the Acidithiobacillus acidisediminis genome. Proteins encoded here:
- the lipA gene encoding lipoyl synthase, coding for MANSTAQRGEEKVRRNPVQIPVVAEAAGAIRRPKPAWLRVRSPLNPRVDELKGILRAANLHTVCEEASCPNLGECFGGGTATFMILGDLCTRRCPFCDVAHGRPQAPDPAEPEHLAQTVAQMGLRFVVVTSVDRDDLRDGGAGHFAAVIGSLRQHCPELQVEILVPDFRGRLEKALDALAESPPDVLNHNLETVPRLYAQARPGADYQHSLELLRRYRERHPEIPTKSGLMLGLGEEIEEIVEVMRDLRNVGCSLLTLGQYLAPSRHHHPVQRYVSPEEFSRLQQIGLDMGFRHVASGPLVRSSYHAEHSFREWSVD
- the lipB gene encoding lipoyl(octanoyl) transferase LipB; amino-acid sequence: MPVNAGEPISVRCWPGLLPYFTVLDAMRAFTRQREETTPDQIWLLQHPPVFTLGRNADPADVLDPGPIPVIRSDRGGKVTYHGPGQWVAYLLIDLARRGGNVRQLTQAMENAIIQLLAKQGVEGVARRDAPGVYVQGAKIASLGLRIQKGRSYHGLSLNTDMDLRPFQRIHPCGTPGLEVTQISALCPNLDMQSVAHELLDSLSASLERPLHKGGE